The following nucleotide sequence is from Achromobacter spanius.
TGCGCGTGAGGGCGTCCCGGCCAGACAAACCAGGCGGGGGTCAGGTCGATGCGGGGCGCCACGTCCCGGTTTGCTCGCTGCTATTCATTCGCTGCTCTATTGATGTCACTGGAGACTAGCTGTGCGCGTGAACTTACCCATCAATGATGTGGAAACCAAGCTGCGCGAAGATCAATACCTGATCTCGCGAACCGACACCAAAGGCCGTATTGTTTACGCGAACCCGGCGTTCGTTGAAGTCAGCGGCTTTACCCGCGAAGAACTCATCGGCAAGCCGCACAACATCGTGCGCCATCCCGATATGCCGTCCGAAGCCTACGAAGACTTGTGGGAAACCTTGGAAGCCGGCGAATCGTGGCTGGGGCTGGTCAAGAATCGTCGCAAGGACGGTGGCTATTACTGGGTGCTGGCCAACGCCACGCCCATCGTCGAGAACGACGAAGTCGTCGCGTATTCGTCGGTGCGGGTGCGGCCTTCGGATGAACAGATCGAGATGGCCGAAGAACTCTATGCGCGCATCCGCGAAGGGTCGGCGCGCGGTATCCGCATCAAGCGCGGGCGACCGGTGCGCGCTGGCTGGCGCCGTGGCCTGGACGTGGTGGCGTTTCCGTTCAAGCGCAGCGTGCGCAGCCGGATGTTCCGCCACGCCCTGGTGTCCGCCGGCATCGTCGCGGGCGCGGGCGCCTATGGCCTGCACGCCAATTGGGACAGCCTGGGCGCCTGGGGCGCAACCCTGGGGTGCGGCGCCATCGCGCTGGGCGTGATCGCCATATTCGGCATGGGCTGGAGCTTGTCGCGGTCCCTGCTGGACCCGATGTCTGACGCGGCCAACATGGCGCGCCAGGTCGCCGCCGGCAACCTCACCACGCAGATCATCGCGGATTCGGATGACGAAGTGGGTAGCTTGAAGTTCTCGCTGGAAGTCATGCGCAAGAGCCTCATCGGCATTGCTCAGGACGTCTATCGCGGGATCGAAGGCACGACCCACGCGGCCGTGCACATCGCGCGCGGCAACCAGGAACTGGCCGGCCGCACGGAAGGGCAGGCCTCGTCCTTGCAGCAAACCGCCGCCAGCATGGCGCAGCTGACTTCCACCGTGCGCCAGAACGCCGACAACGCCCGCCAGGCCAACCAGTTGGCGGCCAGCAGCATGGATGTGGCGCGGCGCGGTGGCGTGGCCGTGGGGCAGGTGGTCGACACCATGCACGGCATTTCGGCCAGCTCGCGCAAGATCGCCGACATCGTCAGCATCATTGAAGGCATCGCATTCCAGACCAACATCCTGGCGCTCAACGCCGCGGTGGAAGCGGCCCGGGCCGGCGAAACCGGCAAGGGCTTCGCCGTGGTGGCGGGCGAAGTGCGCAGCCTGGCGCAGAAAAGCGCGCAGGCGGCCAAGGAGATCAAGGGCTTGATCGAAGACTCCGTGGACCGCGTGTCGGAAGGCTCGGCGCAGGCCGAACAAGCGGGCGCAACGATGGAAGAAATCGTGGCGGCCGTGCATCGGGTCACCGACATCATCGGGGAAATCTCGCAGGCGTCCCAAGAGCAGTCCAGCGGTATCGAGCAAGTGGATACGGCCGTGTCGCAGATGGACGTGATGACGGTGCAGAACACGGCGCTGGTACAGGAACTGGGCGGCGCGGTGATGCAGTTGGGCACCCAATCCGGCGCGTTGCGCGAGACGATCCGGGTATTCCGGCTTACCGGTCAACCCTGAGTAATTTCGTAAGCGTCCTATAGACGCGGAACCTCTCGGCTGCCCACACTGGCCCCTCCCATTCGATCCGTCGGGGAGGGGCCAGTGCCATCTCACGCGAACCATCACCGATTCACCTTCACCTCCGCCAGCGGCGCGGCGTTTGACGTCGTTGAATTCACGCTGCATGAAGCCCTGTCCGAGACCTATCGGCTGTGCATCGAACTGTCCAGCATCGACCCCGCTATTGATTTCGGCACGCTGCTGGATCAGCCCGCGCTCTTCACCATCTGGCGCGGGGACCAGGCGGTACGCCATGTACACGGCATCGTCACCGAGTTCGTACAAGCCGACACCGGTTTTCACCGCACGCGCTATCGGGTAGTCGTAGAACCCTCCCTGGCTCGCGCCGCGTTGTGTTCTGACTGGCGCATCTACCAGCACCTGTCAGTACCCGAGATCCTGGCCGACGTCATCAAGCGGCAAGGCATCACCGACTACGAACAGGTCACCACCTTTGAGCACCTGCCCCGCGAATACTGCGTGCAAGCCGGCGACACCAACTTGGCGTTTCTGGACAGGCTGGCGGCCGAAGAAGGCTACTTCTACCGCTACGC
It contains:
- a CDS encoding methyl-accepting chemotaxis protein; its protein translation is MRVNLPINDVETKLREDQYLISRTDTKGRIVYANPAFVEVSGFTREELIGKPHNIVRHPDMPSEAYEDLWETLEAGESWLGLVKNRRKDGGYYWVLANATPIVENDEVVAYSSVRVRPSDEQIEMAEELYARIREGSARGIRIKRGRPVRAGWRRGLDVVAFPFKRSVRSRMFRHALVSAGIVAGAGAYGLHANWDSLGAWGATLGCGAIALGVIAIFGMGWSLSRSLLDPMSDAANMARQVAAGNLTTQIIADSDDEVGSLKFSLEVMRKSLIGIAQDVYRGIEGTTHAAVHIARGNQELAGRTEGQASSLQQTAASMAQLTSTVRQNADNARQANQLAASSMDVARRGGVAVGQVVDTMHGISASSRKIADIVSIIEGIAFQTNILALNAAVEAARAGETGKGFAVVAGEVRSLAQKSAQAAKEIKGLIEDSVDRVSEGSAQAEQAGATMEEIVAAVHRVTDIIGEISQASQEQSSGIEQVDTAVSQMDVMTVQNTALVQELGGAVMQLGTQSGALRETIRVFRLTGQP